Proteins from a genomic interval of Gossypium hirsutum isolate 1008001.06 chromosome A09, Gossypium_hirsutum_v2.1, whole genome shotgun sequence:
- the LOC107889344 gene encoding uncharacterized protein: MPMDRTLQSESMRSPTVLSIECLKGSSKADEWTADMLQTGDIVEEIRIGSGSGLAHKAPFKGGRSGVQRVLHSSYKNKETSILVRVRRGNDEFAQLQACIVPNESGGKKQYMLRSIADPNYAVGFLDRTESECFELQASRSSRMVSELSRTRLQDGYVSYAWERRMQEVLAVPNSSSFLSILLLPKASDRVASRYNDLEDTLARANAWLSASQASGVPIVFMNIQTESLLTKISGETASATVNAGSLSDLSNLANASLYGFEDYHGIDIGVVRAVRLWYSPLVEEVAIEIKLKEDDTKLGFAISRTEEGFIYISSVIDDDENVPSTRSGLSTLYKESVSASRLLVVSRLSNQKVLPWMVSSTGAIRCFDTVSLSQKLSLHRHASIPILMHVFSWDQSLVSRGSSGARNWDPSPLVLPLPQEVRLAHQPNDNQVLPLPPGEPNESITTSEQPDRRLQRDTAGEVSFRFHNFSLPNNWV, encoded by the exons ATGCCCATGGACCGAACCCTACAATCGGAGAGCATGAGATCGCCGACTGTACTCTCAATCGAATGTCTAAAAGGGAGCTCAAAAGCTGACGAATGGACCGCAGACATGCTCCAGACTGGCGATATTGTTGAAGAGATTCGTATTGGATCCGGTTCAGGACTTGCCCATAAGGCACCTTTTAAAGGCGGCAGGAGCGGAGTTCAGAGGGTTCTTCATAGCTCCTATAAGAACAAAGAGACCTCGATTCTCGTCCGAGTCCGGCGAGGCAACGACGAGTTCGCTCAGCTGCAAGCCTGTATCGTGCCGAACGAGTCTGGCGGGAAAAAGCAATATATGTTGAGGTCTATAGCGGATCCCAATTACGCTGTTGGATTCTTGGATCGCACCGAGTCCGAGTGCTTCGAGTTGCAAG CTTCAAGGAGCTCCAGGATGGTCAGTGAACTATCGAGGACGAGGCTTCAGGATGGATATGTCTCATATGCATGGGAGAGGAGGATGCAGGAGGTGCTAGCAGTTCCCAACTCAAGCAGCTTTCTTTCTATTCTCCTCCTTCCAAAGGCTTCAGACCGAGTGGCCTCTCGATACAACGACTTGGAGGATACCCTTGCTCGAGCAAATGCTTGGCTTTCTGCATCTCAGGCCTCTGGGGTCCCTATTGTTTTCATGAATATCCAGACTGAATCCTTGCTCACTAAG ATCTCAGGCGAAACAGCCTCAGCTACTGTAAATGCTGGCTCATTATCTGATTTATCCAACCTAGCCAATGCAAGCCTATATGGTTTTGAGGACTACCATGGAATCGACATTGGAGTTGTTCGAGCAGTTCGGCTATGGTACTCCCCCCTTGTGGAAGAAGTTGCAATTGAGATCAAACTAAAAGAGGATGACACAAAGCTCGGTTTTGCCATTAGCCGCACAGAAGAG GGATTCATCTATATATCATCTGTAATCGATGATGATGAAAACGTGCCTTCGACAAGATCAGGACTCAGCACACTCTACAAAGAATCAGTGAGTGCATCTAGGCTGCTGGTTGTCTCAAGATTATCAAATCAGAAGGTGCTTCCATGGATGGTTTCTTCAACCGGAGCTATTCGATGCTTTGATACTGTCTCCCTAAGTCAGAAGCTCTCACTACACCGACATGCCAGCATTCCGATTCTAATGCACGTCTTCTCTTGGGATCAATCGTTGGTTTCTCGAGGTTCTAGCGGTGCCAGGAATTGGGATCCCTCTCCATTAGTGTTACCATTGCCCCAGGAAGTTAGATTAGCCCACCAACCTAATGATAATCAAGTACTGCCTCTGCCACCTGGTGAACCAAATGAAAGCATAACCACAAGTGAGCAGCCGGACCGCCGATTACAGCGAGATACTGCTGGCGAGGTCTCCTTCAGATTTCATAACTTTTCACTTCCTAACAACTGGGTATGA
- the LOC107889343 gene encoding AP2-like ethylene-responsive transcription factor PLT2, which yields MNSNNWLSFPLSPSNSSLHSSQSHDHHQFNVGLVNDNMENPFQTQEWNLINTHDNTSEVPKVADFLGVSKSQTPSLDLVAFNTIHQSNHPADYSFQHNNIVQVQNSTTVIASNNNNELLENATNLQSLTLSMGSGKGSTSAENSANIVEAPPRRTLDTFGQRTSIYRGVTRHRWTGRYEAHLWDNSCRREGQSRKGRQVYLGGYDKEEKAARAYDLAALKYWGTSTSTNFPISNYEKEIEEMKHMTRQEFVAAIRRKSSGFSRGASMYRGVTRHHQHGRWQARIGRVAGNKDLYLGTFSAEEEAAEAYDIAAIKFRGLNAVTNFDMNRYDVKAILESNTLPIGGGAAKRLKEAQALESSRKREEMIALGSSFQYGSSSTSRLPQAYPLMQFDHQSQQQPLLTLQNHDINSQYTQEDTSSSTFHQNYIRTQLQLHQQFYNNTYIQNNPALLHGLMNLSCSSPSVVDNNGGSGSSGSYSGGYVGNSTEEEGLVKVDYDMQSGGYGGWSVDSVQGSNPGVYPMWNE from the exons ATGAATTCCAACAACTGGctttcttttcctctttctcCCTCTAATTCTTCATTACACTCCTCTCAATCTCATGATCATCATCAATTCAATGTAGGGTTAGTGAATGATAATATGGAGAATCCATTCCAAACTCAAG AATGGAACCTGATAAACACCCACGATAATACAAGTGAAGTTCCAAAGGTTGCAGATTTCCTTGGAGTTTCAAAATCCCAAACTCCATCCTTAGATCTTGTGGCCTTCAACACAATTCATCAATCTAATCATCCTGCTGACTATTCATTTCAACACAACAATATCGTCCAAGTGCAAAACAGTACTACTGTAATAGCTTCCAACAACAACAATGAGTTGCTAGAGAATGCTACCAATTTGCAGTCACTAACATTATCTATGGGTAGTGGCAAGGGTTCAACCAGCGCTGAAAACAGTGCTAATATCGTCGAGGCTCCCCCTAGAAGAACCTTAGACACTTTTGGGCAAAGAACCTCCATATACCGTGGTGTCACAAG GCATAGATGGACTGGAAGATATGAAGCTCATCTATGGGATAACAGTTGTAGGAGAGAAGGGCAATCGAGGAAAGGAAGACAAG TATACTTGG GTGGATATGACAAAGAAGAGAAAGCAGCTAGGGCTTATGACCTAGCTGCACTCAAGTATTGGGGAACATCCACCAGCACTAATTTCCCG ATTAGTAATTATGAGAAGGAGATAGAAGAAATGAAGCACATGACTAGACAAGAATTTGTCGCTGCCATTAGAAG GAAGAGCAGTGGTTTTTCAAGGGGTGCATCCATGTACCGTGGAGTAACGag ACATCATCAGCATGGCAGATGGCAAGCCAGGATAGGCAGAGTTGCAGGAAACAAAGATCTTTACCTAGGAACTTTCA GTGCCGAAGAGGAAGCAGCGGAAGCTTATGACATTGCAGCGATTAAATTCAGAGGACTTAATGCAGTCACTAACTTCGACATGAATCGGTATGATGTAAAAGCCATTCTAGAGAGCAATACATTGCCAATAGGGGGAGGAGCTGCAAAACGGCTAAAGGAAGCTCAAgcacttgaatcatcaaggaagcGTGAAGAAATGATAGCTTTGGGTTCAAGTTTCCAATATGGAAGCTCAAGCACCAGTAGGTTACCACAAGCTTACCCTCTAATGCAATTTGATCATCAATCGCAACAACAACCATTGCTAACATTACAAAACCACGACATTAATTCTCAATACACTCAAGAAGACACCTCCTCCTCCACCTTTCACCAGAATTACATTCGAACACAGCTGCAATTGCACCAGCAGTTTTACAACAATACCTACATTCAAAACAACCCAGCTTTACTTCATGGTTTGATGAACCTGAGCTGTTCTTCACCATCTGTGGTGGATAATAATGGCGGCTCAGGCTCTAGTGGAAGTTACAGTGGAGGTTATGTGGGCAACTCGACGGAGGAGGAAGGATTGGTGAAGGTTGATTATGATATGCAGTCTGGGGGATATGGCGGCTGGTCTGTGGACTCAGTTCAGGGCTCAAATCCCGGAGTTTACCCAATGTGGAATGAGTGA